A genomic stretch from Desulfolutivibrio sulfodismutans DSM 3696 includes:
- a CDS encoding tyrosine-type recombinase/integrase: MRVEPITNPKHIKAIKKLLNDKPRDRLLFIMGTNSGLRAQDILSLKVSDVKGLNVGDRITIKEKKTKKYNVIIINEEVSEALSYFFETINPKDSDYLFKSRKGANYPLTTFRVTRLVQSWVDEINLNINAGAHTLRKTFCYIQRTQFGVPWEVISKRCNHSSPSITRRYLGVKEEEVEQILLNNI, encoded by the coding sequence ATGAGAGTCGAACCCATTACCAATCCCAAGCACATCAAGGCTATTAAAAAGCTTTTGAATGACAAACCTAGGGACAGACTTCTTTTCATAATGGGAACCAATAGTGGTCTCAGGGCACAAGATATCCTGTCGTTAAAAGTTTCCGATGTAAAGGGGCTAAATGTTGGAGACAGAATAACCATAAAGGAAAAGAAGACTAAAAAGTATAATGTAATAATCATAAATGAAGAAGTAAGCGAGGCTCTTAGCTACTTCTTCGAAACCATCAACCCTAAAGATAGTGACTACCTATTTAAGAGTCGCAAAGGGGCTAACTATCCACTTACAACTTTCAGGGTCACTAGACTTGTTCAGTCTTGGGTTGACGAAATCAACCTGAACATTAACGCAGGAGCACATACACTTAGGAAAACATTTTGCTATATTCAAAGAACACAATTTGGTGTACCATGGGAAGTCATATCAAAGAGGTGCAACCATTCATCTCCTTCTATCACAAGACGTTATTTAGGTGTGAAAGAAGAAGAAGTTGAGCAAATACTCTTGAAT
- a CDS encoding phosphoribosylaminoimidazolesuccinocarboxamide synthase, which yields MNVVTTTDIKEYPLASRGKVRDIYELSPETLLIVTTDRLSAFDVVLPDPIPHKGIILNKITIFWMNRFAGLIGNHLLATEPADFPAALAPHADMLRGRAVVVKKARPLPIECIVRGYITGSGWKDYQATGSVCGHALPEGLAESAMLAEPIFTPSTKADLGSHDENITLAAAKDLVGVEIFNQVQDISIALYSAARDHARQRGILIADTKFEFGLTDNGLLLIDEVLTPDSSRFWPAAGYQPGRGQPSFDKQYVRDWLTDIGFNKKPPAPHMPEEVIQRTRSKYIEAYEFLTGGKFEI from the coding sequence ATGAACGTGGTGACCACCACCGATATCAAGGAATATCCCCTGGCCTCCCGGGGCAAGGTACGCGATATTTACGAACTGTCCCCCGAGACGCTGCTCATCGTGACCACGGACCGCCTCTCGGCCTTCGACGTGGTGCTGCCCGACCCCATTCCCCACAAGGGCATCATCCTCAACAAAATCACCATCTTCTGGATGAACCGCTTCGCCGGGCTGATCGGCAACCATCTGCTGGCCACCGAGCCCGCCGATTTTCCCGCCGCCCTGGCCCCTCACGCCGACATGTTGCGCGGCCGGGCCGTGGTGGTCAAAAAGGCCAGGCCGCTGCCCATCGAATGCATCGTGCGCGGCTACATCACCGGGTCCGGCTGGAAGGACTATCAGGCCACGGGATCGGTCTGCGGCCACGCCCTGCCCGAGGGCCTTGCGGAATCCGCCATGCTGGCCGAGCCGATTTTTACGCCGTCCACCAAGGCGGACCTGGGCAGCCACGACGAGAACATCACCCTGGCTGCGGCCAAAGACCTGGTCGGCGTCGAGATCTTCAACCAGGTGCAGGACATCTCCATCGCCCTCTACTCCGCCGCCCGGGACCATGCCCGGCAGCGCGGCATCCTCATCGCGGACACCAAGTTCGAGTTCGGCCTGACCGACAACGGACTTCTGCTCATCGACGAGGTGCTGACCCCCGACTCCTCCCGCTTCTGGCCCGCCGCTGGATACCAGCCCGGACGCGGCCAGCCCAGCTTCGACAAACAGTACGTGCGCGACTGGCTCACGGACATCGGCTTCAACAAGAAACCGCCCGCGCCGCATATGCCCGAAGAAGTCATCCAGCGCACCCGCTCCAAATATATCGAGGCCTACGAATTTCTGACCGGCGGGAAATTCGAGATTTAG
- a CDS encoding Eco57I restriction-modification methylase domain-containing protein, with translation MTRYSKVEKKKRSGATFTPENLSKFLSKKISKLLTKDKNEEINILDPAVGDGQLLFSMANELKSIGYCNIVLHGFDTDKNSTENSIRKLSEIVAKENIHIIHKDFLEHVLESSSYLPLFQENKLIKYDIIIANPPYVRTQIMGEIKAKQLSSSFDLKGRVDLYYPFILSIGKALKEGGVAGIITSNRYLTIKSGASVRREIRKVFSLKNVYDLGDTKVFDAAILPAIMICGSPSRTHHNNINFSSIYETDETSNIKINDIFEAFEHEGVVTLSGEKNYLVKNGILDDGGDSSNVWRLSTNACDEWLKTVEENTWCRFEDVGKIRVGVKTTADSVFIRDDWEFITNNKLPELLKPLITHHQARRFKGLITNKKQKFILYTHIIQNGKRTAINLNEYPKSKAYLEKFKLDLEKRTYVINAGRQWYEIWVPQNPAHWENPKLIMRDISEEPCFWMDLDGSVVNGDCYWMIADKKTDKDILWLTLGVANSKFIETYYDKRFNNKLYSGRRRFMTQYVKEFPLPNINLNEAQEIIRLSKDLYQEASSDNIKDIETKLNNAVLKAFNISC, from the coding sequence ATGACAAGGTATTCAAAGGTAGAAAAGAAAAAAAGAAGTGGAGCTACTTTCACTCCTGAAAATCTTTCTAAGTTTTTATCAAAAAAGATAAGCAAACTTTTAACCAAAGATAAAAATGAAGAAATCAATATACTCGATCCAGCTGTTGGGGACGGACAACTGCTATTTTCAATGGCAAATGAACTTAAAAGCATTGGTTACTGCAACATAGTTCTACATGGATTTGATACAGATAAAAATTCAACAGAAAACTCCATTAGAAAGCTCAGTGAAATAGTTGCAAAAGAAAATATCCATATAATTCACAAAGATTTTTTAGAACATGTCCTCGAAAGCTCATCCTACCTACCCCTGTTTCAGGAAAATAAGTTAATAAAATACGACATCATAATAGCTAACCCGCCATATGTAAGAACACAGATAATGGGCGAGATAAAAGCCAAACAACTATCATCATCATTTGACTTAAAGGGTCGCGTTGACCTCTATTATCCATTTATCCTGTCGATTGGAAAAGCTTTAAAAGAGGGTGGAGTAGCAGGCATAATTACATCAAACAGATATTTGACAATAAAGTCTGGAGCTTCAGTCCGACGTGAAATAAGAAAAGTGTTTTCACTAAAAAATGTTTATGACTTAGGAGATACGAAGGTATTTGATGCTGCAATTTTGCCAGCAATCATGATTTGCGGATCACCAAGTAGAACGCATCACAACAATATTAATTTTAGTTCAATTTACGAAACCGATGAAACATCAAACATTAAAATAAATGATATATTTGAAGCCTTTGAGCATGAAGGAGTGGTAACGCTTAGTGGTGAAAAGAACTATTTAGTCAAAAACGGTATATTGGATGATGGAGGTGATTCGAGCAATGTATGGCGACTGTCAACCAATGCCTGTGATGAATGGTTAAAGACAGTAGAAGAAAACACTTGGTGTAGATTTGAAGATGTTGGAAAGATAAGGGTTGGAGTTAAAACAACTGCTGATTCAGTTTTCATCAGAGACGACTGGGAATTTATTACTAACAATAAACTTCCAGAGCTATTAAAGCCACTGATCACACACCATCAAGCGAGAAGATTCAAAGGATTAATAACAAACAAAAAACAAAAATTTATTCTTTATACGCATATAATACAGAATGGAAAAAGAACAGCTATTAATTTAAATGAATACCCTAAATCAAAAGCCTACCTCGAAAAATTTAAACTTGACCTAGAAAAAAGAACTTACGTAATTAATGCAGGAAGACAATGGTATGAAATATGGGTACCACAAAATCCTGCGCATTGGGAGAACCCCAAATTGATTATGAGGGACATCAGTGAAGAACCTTGCTTTTGGATGGATTTAGATGGATCTGTTGTTAATGGAGATTGCTACTGGATGATAGCCGACAAGAAAACAGACAAAGACATCCTATGGCTGACATTAGGAGTAGCAAATTCAAAGTTTATCGAGACTTATTATGATAAAAGATTTAATAATAAACTTTATTCTGGCAGAAGGCGATTCATGACTCAGTATGTAAAAGAATTCCCCTTGCCGAATATTAATCTGAACGAGGCCCAGGAAATAATAAGGCTTTCAAAAGACCTATACCAAGAGGCTTCTTCAGATAACATAAAAGATATCGAGACAAAACTAAACAATGCTGTTTTAAAAGCATTTAACATCAGCTGCTAA
- the hisD gene encoding histidinol dehydrogenase, translating to MPCPLFVCNSPDAFGPVLDRLAARNEPPHGEIAERTAAILADVAARGDAALVDYTRRFDCPEFTEAMIRVPEADIAAAADAVSADDLAIIAEAADNIRRFHEAQVQRSWWMTQPDGTLLGRMVTPVDRAGLYVPGGVGGETPLISSLLMNAIPAQVAGVARIAVVSPPRKDGSLNPNILAAAHVLGLAEVYRVGSAWAIAALAHGTRTIAPADVLAGPGNIYVTTAKRLLVGTVGIDMIAGPSEIVILADDTANPDWLAADMLSQAEHDPLAASVCLTTSEPVAQAVRRALEAQLAALPRSDIAARSLADFGLVAAVADLDMGARLVNRMAPEHLELAVADPFALLGKIRHAGAIFMGHMSAEPVGDYFAGPNHVLPTMGTARFSSGLSVAAFCKESSVISASPEFVRKHGAKIARLARLEGLEAHARSMECRFVK from the coding sequence ATGCCCTGTCCTTTGTTTGTGTGTAACAGCCCGGACGCGTTCGGGCCTGTGCTTGACCGTCTGGCCGCCCGCAACGAGCCGCCGCACGGCGAAATCGCCGAACGCACCGCCGCCATCCTGGCCGATGTGGCCGCACGCGGCGACGCGGCGCTCGTGGACTATACCCGGCGCTTCGATTGTCCGGAGTTTACGGAGGCCATGATCCGCGTACCCGAGGCCGACATCGCAGCGGCGGCGGACGCGGTTTCCGCCGACGATCTGGCGATCATCGCCGAGGCCGCAGACAACATCCGGCGGTTCCACGAGGCCCAGGTGCAGCGTTCCTGGTGGATGACCCAGCCCGACGGCACGCTCCTGGGGCGCATGGTTACCCCCGTAGACAGGGCCGGGCTCTACGTCCCCGGAGGAGTCGGCGGCGAGACGCCGCTCATCTCCAGCCTGCTCATGAACGCCATCCCGGCCCAGGTGGCCGGTGTGGCGCGCATCGCCGTGGTCTCGCCGCCCCGAAAGGACGGCTCGCTCAATCCCAACATCCTGGCCGCCGCCCATGTCCTGGGGCTGGCCGAGGTCTACCGGGTGGGCAGCGCCTGGGCCATCGCCGCCCTGGCCCATGGCACGCGGACCATCGCCCCGGCCGATGTCCTGGCCGGGCCCGGCAACATCTACGTGACCACGGCCAAGCGCCTGCTCGTGGGCACGGTGGGCATCGACATGATCGCCGGGCCCAGCGAAATCGTGATCCTGGCCGACGACACGGCCAACCCGGACTGGCTGGCCGCAGACATGCTCTCCCAGGCCGAACACGACCCCCTGGCCGCCTCGGTGTGCCTGACGACCAGCGAGCCGGTGGCCCAGGCCGTGCGCCGCGCCCTTGAAGCGCAGCTTGCCGCCCTGCCCCGCAGCGACATCGCGGCCCGGTCCCTGGCCGATTTCGGGCTCGTGGCCGCCGTGGCCGACCTGGACATGGGAGCCCGGCTGGTCAACCGCATGGCCCCCGAGCACCTGGAACTGGCCGTGGCCGACCCCTTCGCGCTGCTGGGAAAGATCCGCCACGCCGGGGCCATCTTCATGGGGCACATGTCGGCCGAGCCCGTGGGCGACTACTTCGCCGGTCCCAACCATGTGCTGCCCACCATGGGCACGGCCCGATTTTCCTCGGGCCTGTCCGTGGCCGCTTTCTGCAAGGAATCGAGCGTCATCTCCGCCTCGCCGGAATTCGTCCGGAAACACGGCGCGAAGATCGCCCGGCTGGCCCGCCTCGAAGGCCTGGAGGCCCATGCCCGATCCATGGAATGCCGTTTTGTAAAATAA
- a CDS encoding restriction endonuclease: MDIEAKSAFYVENIRKSKISIYDNISYDDSKLWIPREELEYILNKKLYGLSIGDLPLRTRSKVIKESVCRALGYDVPSSFTKTQPRFPGQDFDTYSQKSNNLQIWNEEISPSRRYVIIQIIDNTRIGRIKVLLGEELAAYDKTGTLTTKYQARLTSVKDKSELISSVDTERINTFVNSFPYVNLGELRPVDNPSKKSFLSIRSIFDKLTSLIGTSFADLGFDQERNRGFELHKLICLSLGYKSYEDNGQFPDLKNQLLEVKLQTSPTIDLGLICPDDTSELDIKNDFGVKVRHCDVRYALFYASIRDGIVTLTNLYLSSGEKFFSRFPRFEGKIVNKKIQLPLPSNFFSS, translated from the coding sequence ATGGACATCGAAGCAAAATCTGCATTTTATGTTGAGAACATTAGAAAATCTAAGATATCTATATATGATAATATAAGTTATGATGATAGCAAGCTTTGGATACCTCGTGAAGAACTCGAATATATCCTTAACAAAAAACTGTACGGGCTTAGCATAGGCGACCTTCCTCTGCGGACTAGATCAAAAGTTATTAAAGAATCTGTTTGTAGAGCACTTGGTTATGACGTTCCTAGCTCGTTTACAAAGACACAACCAAGATTTCCAGGTCAAGATTTTGATACTTATTCTCAGAAAAGTAATAATTTACAAATTTGGAATGAAGAAATTTCGCCATCAAGAAGGTATGTAATTATTCAAATAATAGACAACACAAGAATTGGTAGAATTAAGGTGTTACTCGGTGAAGAGCTTGCAGCTTATGACAAGACCGGGACACTGACTACCAAGTATCAAGCCAGGCTTACATCAGTAAAAGATAAATCTGAATTGATTTCAAGTGTTGATACTGAAAGGATCAATACCTTTGTGAATAGCTTTCCATATGTAAACCTTGGAGAATTAAGACCAGTCGACAACCCTTCAAAAAAGTCTTTTCTTTCAATAAGGTCGATTTTCGACAAACTTACCTCTTTGATTGGGACTTCATTTGCCGACTTGGGTTTTGATCAAGAAAGAAATAGAGGGTTTGAGCTTCATAAGTTGATTTGCTTATCGCTTGGTTATAAATCTTATGAAGATAACGGGCAATTCCCTGATTTAAAAAATCAACTCTTAGAGGTCAAACTTCAAACATCTCCTACTATTGATCTAGGACTTATTTGCCCTGATGACACAAGTGAGCTAGATATAAAAAATGATTTTGGTGTTAAAGTCAGGCACTGTGACGTTAGGTATGCTTTATTTTATGCAAGCATACGCGATGGGATTGTAACTTTAACTAACCTTTATCTTTCTAGCGGAGAGAAGTTTTTCTCTCGGTTTCCTCGTTTTGAAGGGAAGATAGTCAATAAAAAGATACAACTACCACTGCCGAGTAATTTTTTTAGCAGCTGA